A window of the Gossypium arboreum isolate Shixiya-1 chromosome 2, ASM2569848v2, whole genome shotgun sequence genome harbors these coding sequences:
- the LOC108452067 gene encoding uncharacterized protein LOC108452067 isoform X2, producing MVSCCCKIPIFVFIFLLLVISSSICATHSSETGNSQANNQTFRPEEESKKLKLVRERLNKINKPALKTIQSPDGDIIDCVLLRHQPAFDHPKLKGKKPLDPPESPNGHNRKGMAAEDFQMWMMSGESCPEGTIPIRRTTEGDMLRASSVASFGKKPTRLVRRDSTSDGHEHAVGYVSGDEYYGAKANINVWAPRVSNQYEFSLSQLWVISGSFGDDLNTIEAGWQVSPELYGDYYPRFFTYWTSDAYQATGCYNLLCSGFVQTNNRIAIGAAISPTSSYGGGQFDISLLVWKDPKHGNWWLEFGSGILVGYWPSILFTHLRDRASMVQFGGEIVNSSPGGSHTSTEMGSGHFAGEGFGKASYFRNLQVVDWDNNLIPLPNLKVLADHPNCYDIQGGINSVWGNYFYFGGPGRNVNCP from the exons ATGGTATCTTGCTGTTGTAAGATTCCCATTTTTgtattcatctttcttcttcttgttATTTCTTCTTCAATTTGTGCCACTCATTCCTCGGAAACCGGCAATTCCCAAGCAAATAATCAAACATTCCGACCAGAAGAAGAGTCGAAGAAGCTGAAACTAGTAAGGGAACGACTCAACAAGATCAACAAGCCAGCACTGAAGACGATTCAG AGTCCAGATGGTGATATTATAGATTGCGTCTTATTGCGTCATCAACCAGCTTTCGATCATCctaaattaaaaggaaaaaaaccATTG GATCCACCGGAGAGTCCAAATGGTCATAATCGAAAGGGAATGGCGGCGGAAGATTTTCAGATGTGGATGATGTCGGGTGAATCGTGTCCGGAAGGAACAATTCCAATCAGAAGAACAACAGAAGGAGACATGTTAAGGGCCTCTTCTGTTGCAAGTTTTGGAAAGAAACCGACAAGACTTGTTAGAAGAGACTCGACTAGCGATGGCCATGAG CATGCAGTTGGGTATGTGAGCGGAGATGAATATTATGGAGCAAAAGCTAACATCAATGTGTGGGCACCTCGGGTCTCTAATCAATACGAATTCAGCTTATCTCAATTGTGGGTCATTTCTGGTTCATTTGGCGACGATCTCAACACCATTGAAGCTGGATGGCAG GTGAGTCCAGAGTTATATGGGGACTATTATCCAAGATTCTTCACTTATTGGACC AGCGACGCATACCAAGCAACAGGGTGCTATAATTTGCTGTGTTCAGGATTTGTGCAAACTAATAATAGAATTGCTATTGGAGCTGCAATCTCCCCAACATCATCATATGGTGGCGGACAATTTGACATTAGTCTATTGGTTTGGAAG GATCCAAAGCATGGGAATTGGTGGCTGGAATTCGGATCAGGGATTCTGGTAGGATATTGGCCATCAATATTGTTCACCCACCTCAGAGATCGTGCAAGCATGGTACAATTTGGTGGAGAAATAGTGAACTCAAGTCCAGGAGGTTCCCACACGTCAACAGAGATGGGGAGTGGTCATTTCGCTGGGGAAGGCTTTGGAAAGGCTTCTTATTTTCGAAATCtgcaagttgttgattgggataaTAACTTGATCCCATTACCAAACCTTAAGGTCCTTGCTGATCATCCTAATTGCTATGACATCCAAGGAGGTATAAATTCTGTTTGGggcaattatttttattttggaggACCTGGAAGAAATGTCAACTGCCCTTAA
- the LOC108452067 gene encoding uncharacterized protein LOC108452067 isoform X1, with protein MVSCCCKIPIFVFIFLLLVISSSICATHSSETGNSQANNQTFRPEEESKKLKLVRERLNKINKPALKTIQAINLICLTCRSPLFAFCFTFSLNTCLFSFFLCVQSPDGDIIDCVLLRHQPAFDHPKLKGKKPLDPPESPNGHNRKGMAAEDFQMWMMSGESCPEGTIPIRRTTEGDMLRASSVASFGKKPTRLVRRDSTSDGHEHAVGYVSGDEYYGAKANINVWAPRVSNQYEFSLSQLWVISGSFGDDLNTIEAGWQVSPELYGDYYPRFFTYWTSDAYQATGCYNLLCSGFVQTNNRIAIGAAISPTSSYGGGQFDISLLVWKDPKHGNWWLEFGSGILVGYWPSILFTHLRDRASMVQFGGEIVNSSPGGSHTSTEMGSGHFAGEGFGKASYFRNLQVVDWDNNLIPLPNLKVLADHPNCYDIQGGINSVWGNYFYFGGPGRNVNCP; from the exons ATGGTATCTTGCTGTTGTAAGATTCCCATTTTTgtattcatctttcttcttcttgttATTTCTTCTTCAATTTGTGCCACTCATTCCTCGGAAACCGGCAATTCCCAAGCAAATAATCAAACATTCCGACCAGAAGAAGAGTCGAAGAAGCTGAAACTAGTAAGGGAACGACTCAACAAGATCAACAAGCCAGCACTGAAGACGATTCAGGCAATTAATCTTATTTGCCTCACTTGTCGATCTCCTCTGTTTGCGTTCTGTTTTACTTTTTCTCTAAATACttgtcttttttctttttttttgtgcgTGCAGAGTCCAGATGGTGATATTATAGATTGCGTCTTATTGCGTCATCAACCAGCTTTCGATCATCctaaattaaaaggaaaaaaaccATTG GATCCACCGGAGAGTCCAAATGGTCATAATCGAAAGGGAATGGCGGCGGAAGATTTTCAGATGTGGATGATGTCGGGTGAATCGTGTCCGGAAGGAACAATTCCAATCAGAAGAACAACAGAAGGAGACATGTTAAGGGCCTCTTCTGTTGCAAGTTTTGGAAAGAAACCGACAAGACTTGTTAGAAGAGACTCGACTAGCGATGGCCATGAG CATGCAGTTGGGTATGTGAGCGGAGATGAATATTATGGAGCAAAAGCTAACATCAATGTGTGGGCACCTCGGGTCTCTAATCAATACGAATTCAGCTTATCTCAATTGTGGGTCATTTCTGGTTCATTTGGCGACGATCTCAACACCATTGAAGCTGGATGGCAG GTGAGTCCAGAGTTATATGGGGACTATTATCCAAGATTCTTCACTTATTGGACC AGCGACGCATACCAAGCAACAGGGTGCTATAATTTGCTGTGTTCAGGATTTGTGCAAACTAATAATAGAATTGCTATTGGAGCTGCAATCTCCCCAACATCATCATATGGTGGCGGACAATTTGACATTAGTCTATTGGTTTGGAAG GATCCAAAGCATGGGAATTGGTGGCTGGAATTCGGATCAGGGATTCTGGTAGGATATTGGCCATCAATATTGTTCACCCACCTCAGAGATCGTGCAAGCATGGTACAATTTGGTGGAGAAATAGTGAACTCAAGTCCAGGAGGTTCCCACACGTCAACAGAGATGGGGAGTGGTCATTTCGCTGGGGAAGGCTTTGGAAAGGCTTCTTATTTTCGAAATCtgcaagttgttgattgggataaTAACTTGATCCCATTACCAAACCTTAAGGTCCTTGCTGATCATCCTAATTGCTATGACATCCAAGGAGGTATAAATTCTGTTTGGggcaattatttttattttggaggACCTGGAAGAAATGTCAACTGCCCTTAA